TTCTTCTTCGGAAAGTTTTTAGAAAGTAGAGCTGATCTAGATTCAGCCAAAATGATTGGTCAACCTAAGGTAATGGCAGAAGCCTTAAGAAAAATCGCTTTCCGTAGACTTTTTCCTCTGTACAAAAGAGAACCTAAATTTCGAAGTTTTCGTAGGTCTGAGTGGCTCCAATTCGATCCACATCCCCCTGCCTACTTCAGGATAGCTCAACTGGATGGACTCCAAGAACCAGAAAAGATCAAAAACACTTTTTTCATGTCAATCAAAGAGGCTCTAAAGGGCTTTTTAAGAGCATAAATAATTATTTGATTGCTTCAGCTATTCTTTCGCCAAACTCTCTACATTTATACAAATCTTCTTCATTGGGCACATATCTAACATTTAGACTAGGTTCCAGAAGCTCAAATCCAGAATTATTTAGAATTTGGTTTATACCCTTTACTGCTCCACCCCCCCATCCATACGAACCAAAGCTTGACCAGATCTTCCCTTTCGGTTTTAATCCAGTGATATATGTAAGGAATCCACTTATTGTTGGAAACATTAAGCGGTTTTTTGTAGGTGATCCAATAATCACAGCCTTCGCATCTAATATTTCCTTCACGACCTCAGAAAGGTCTGATTTACGTAAATGGAACATACGAACATCAATTTTATGTTTCGCTAAGGCATCTGAAATCGCGTAGGCCATCTTCTCGGTGCTCCCCCACATAGTGTCATATACGATCACAACCTTATTCTCAGTTATACCTTTACTCCACTCTAAGTAGGAATTAATTATCCTTTCAGGGTTTGAACGCCATATTAAACCGTGACTAGGGGCAATCATTCTTGGTTTTATACCTAACATAGATAATTCATCGATCTTTTTAATAATGATAGAAGCAAATGGCATCAGTATATTGGCGTAATATTTTGCAGCTTCATCCATAAGAATACTTTGATCAAATTCATCGTCAAAGCGTTGGGAAGATGCTAAGTGTTGACCAAAAGCGTCATTAGGCATCAGGATTTTATCTTCAACTAAAAAAGTGAACATACTATCCGGCCAATGCAACATAGGAGCTTCAATAAATTTCAAAGTTTTTTTTCCGAGTCTCAACTCATCCCCAGTTTTAACTGTTTTAATTTCCAAATTTTCACCGTAATGTTTTATCAGACCTATTCTTCCATTTCGAGTAGCTATGATTTCGGCGTTTTTTGAATAATCCATAATCTCGGGTAAAGCACTAGAGTGATCTATTTCAACATGGTTTATTATAATATAATCTATATTTTCAGGATTTATTAACTCCTTAATCTTCTTTACAAACTCATTTGAAAAGGTGTACTTTACAGTGTCAATCAAGGCTGATTTATCGTCTATGATCAGATAGGAGTTGTAGGTTCCTCCTCTCCTTGTTTCGTAACCATGAAAATCTCTAAGATTCCAGTCTACAGCCCCAACCCAATATACATTTTTTGTTAATTCAAAAGAAACCATGAAATATTCATCAATATTCCCCAGAAAAAAGAGAAAGATAAAAAGTTTTTAATTTTCATTTTAGATGGATGTGAATAATATGGCATTTTAATTTTGATATGGTACTCTAGATTGCATCCAGAAATGGAGGATAAGGATTAAAAGTAACTTTTTATTATTATAACATTGTGATAGATAATAAGAACTCATCTTTAGATGAGGAAGCAAGTAACATATTTCTAAAAAATAATATAAATCCTGATATAAAACAAAAAGTTGTTCTTACTCCTTCCGAAAAGTTTGAGAGCTGTAAAAATATCGGTGACGTCTACGAACTCGTAAAGGAAACTGTAGAGAGAGTCATAGGTTCAAGGAGGGCAGGTCTTACATTGTATTTAGCTGATCTTCCAATGAATATTGGAGGCTTACACCAGATCGGTTCTAATTCAATAGTGATGAATAGAACTTTACTCAAAGCCATAGAGGGCATGGCC
This genomic interval from Candidatus Methylarchaceae archaeon HK02M2 contains the following:
- a CDS encoding FprA family A-type flavoprotein; this encodes MVSFELTKNVYWVGAVDWNLRDFHGYETRRGGTYNSYLIIDDKSALIDTVKYTFSNEFVKKIKELINPENIDYIIINHVEIDHSSALPEIMDYSKNAEIIATRNGRIGLIKHYGENLEIKTVKTGDELRLGKKTLKFIEAPMLHWPDSMFTFLVEDKILMPNDAFGQHLASSQRFDDEFDQSILMDEAAKYYANILMPFASIIIKKIDELSMLGIKPRMIAPSHGLIWRSNPERIINSYLEWSKGITENKVVIVYDTMWGSTEKMAYAISDALAKHKIDVRMFHLRKSDLSEVVKEILDAKAVIIGSPTKNRLMFPTISGFLTYITGLKPKGKIWSSFGSYGWGGGAVKGINQILNNSGFELLEPSLNVRYVPNEEDLYKCREFGERIAEAIK